In Phaseolus vulgaris cultivar G19833 chromosome 10, P. vulgaris v2.0, whole genome shotgun sequence, a single genomic region encodes these proteins:
- the LOC137816962 gene encoding uncharacterized protein gives MVLQSAREWRRVIQKGPNGVLIEQSLRFAFKASKNQAEYEALIAGMLLAREMGAKSLMAKSDSMLVTGQVTGEFQAKDPQMAAYLEYVCTLKTSFAEFELIHVPREQNARADLLAKLASSGKGEGRGPSSRTL, from the coding sequence ATGGTTCTCCAATCAGCAAGGGAGTGGCGTAGAGTAATCCAGAAGGGCCCAAACggagtgctgatcgagcagtcgctgcgtttcgccttcaaggctagcaagAACCAGGCAGAGTACGAAGCCTTGATTGctggaatgttgctagcaagagagaTGGGAGCAAAGAGTTTGATGGCGAAAAGCGACTCTATGCTGGTCACTGGGCAGGTAACAGGagagttccaggccaaagaccCTCAGATGGCTGCATATCTCGAGTATGTATGCACCCTGAAGACGTCCTTTGCAGAGTTCGAGTTGATCCATGTGccgagagagcagaatgccagagccgacttACTTGCCAAGCtagccagctcaggcaagggggaaggcagaggaccgtcatccAGGACACTTTGA